The genomic DNA GGTTGGCCGGATTGATGTCCTTCACCTTCTTGTAGTACTCCAGGGCGGTTTTGTAATCCTCGTTGCCGAAGGCGATATCGCCCATTCTCAACAGGGCCTCGACATGCTCGGGGTCCTCCTTCAGAATGCTCCCCAGGGCATCCTTCGCCTCTTCATCCTTGTTGCCGAGCACCGCGTTGAGGGCCTTGGCATAAAAAGCTTCGATCCGCTCGCCTCGCCGCTGCCGCTTCTGGGCCTGCAGGTTATCGATGATGCGTTTCGTGTCGCGGATAAAAAAGATAAAGAGGATCACCAGGGCGCCCGTGATGGTGGTAAAGACCATCAGCGCGGTCTTCGAAACTTCGTAGAGATTGCCGAAGGGAACTTTTACCACGAAGGTGCCCTTGTTCTCCATGGCGAAGAGCCCGAGCGCCAGGAGGAGGACTAAAAACAGCAGAATCGAGAACTTTCCCATCAGTGATGATACTCCTTACCCTTTAATATGGTCATTGCCCGGTACAGCTGTTCGAGGAGGATCAGCCGCACCATCTCATGCGTGAAGGTCATGCGCGAGAGGGCGATAACGGCCGTCGCCTTTTCTCTTATCTCATCGGCGACGCCGAAAGGGCCCCCGATGACGAAATCCACTGCTCCCTTCTCCTGCAACGTCTCTTGCCACCTCTCCTGAATGAAACGGGCGAACCCGGGAGAGCTGAACTCCTTGCCGCGCTCATCGAGCAGTATATACGAAGCGGTCTGCTTCACGATCCGCTCCGCCTCGGCAGCTCGCGAGCGCTCCCTGTCCTTTCCCTTCTCCTCCCGTATCTCGACAACGGAGACCCGGCAGAGCGGCTGGAGCAGCATGAGGTACCGGCTGATCCCCTCCTCGAGGCACCGCTCTCTCGTCCTGCCCACCCAGAGTATCCGTATCCTCATCATAACAAGTAGGAAGTGAGAAGCGAGAACCGAGAAGTAGGAAGTAAAAACAGGAGCCAGAATAAAGGATATCCCTTAAGCTCCCCCTTCCTCTTACTTCTTACCTCTTACTTGTCCTTTACCGTTATTCTCGGCGCATCGAGCCAGAACTTTTCGAGCTCGTAATACGCCCTCGTTTCGGCTTCGAAAACATGCACGATCACATCGCCGTAGTCCAGGAGCACCCAGTGGGCATAGTCCGTTCCCTCAACGCCCAGCGGCTTCTCTCCCTCTTTGCGCAACACCTCCTGCACGTGATCGGCTATTGCTTTGACCTGGGTAGTGCTTTCGCCGGAACAGATAATAAAGTAATCGGCGATAACGGTAAGACCTTTCAGTTCGAGGATAACGGGATCCTTTGCCTTCTTGTCGAGCGCGGCCCGGGCCGCCAGTTCCGCCTTCTCTATGCTTTCTATGAGCGTTGCTCCTTTCCTCTTTTTTGTGGATATTATAGCAGAATTAAAAAGGGGAGCGTACTCGGGGGGATGCGAAACTCTAAATCCCGACCTCGCAACCCTTTCGCAACGATCTTTGAAGGCAGGATTTCGGATTTCAGGTTCG from Nitrospirota bacterium includes the following:
- a CDS encoding 23S rRNA (pseudouridine(1915)-N(3))-methyltransferase RlmH, with the protein product MMRIRILWVGRTRERCLEEGISRYLMLLQPLCRVSVVEIREEKGKDRERSRAAEAERIVKQTASYILLDERGKEFSSPGFARFIQERWQETLQEKGAVDFVIGGPFGVADEIREKATAVIALSRMTFTHEMVRLILLEQLYRAMTILKGKEYHH
- the rsfS gene encoding ribosome silencing factor, which produces MAGQVLNSEPEIRNPAFKDRCERVARSGFRVSHPPEYAPLFNSAIISTKKRKGATLIESIEKAELAARAALDKKAKDPVILELKGLTVIADYFIICSGESTTQVKAIADHVQEVLRKEGEKPLGVEGTDYAHWVLLDYGDVIVHVFEAETRAYYELEKFWLDAPRITVKDK